A segment of the Romboutsia sp. 13368 genome:
GCACATGCTAAAGGAATTTCTGTAGAAGCAGAAGTTGGTTCTATAGGTGGGGAAGAAGATGGTGTTGTTGGTGCGGGTGAAGTCGCAGACCCAGCTGAATGCAAATTAATAGCTGACTTAGGTGTTGATATGTTAGCTGCTGGTATAGGTAATATACATGGAAAATATCCTGAAAACTGGACAGGATTAAACTTTGATGCTTTAGAAGCTATAAACAATGCTACTGGAGATATGCCATTAGTTTTACATGGTGGAACTGGTATACCTGCTGATATGATACAAAAAGCTATATCTTTAGGTGTATCTAAAATAAATGTTAATACTGAGTGCCAATTATCATTTGCTGCTGCTACTCGTAAGTACATAGAAGAAGGAAAAGACTTACAAGGTAAAGGATTTGACCCTCGTAAGATTTTAGCTCCCGGATTTGAAGCTATAAAAACAACTGTTAAAGAAAAAATGGAGTTATTTGGTTCTATAAATAAAGCTTAATTATATATATTTTGTCTTTATAAATAAAKYTTAAWTATATATATTTTTTCTTTATAAATAAATTTTAAATTTATATTAATTAAAATAAAAAGGTAGAGTTTTATGATTAAATCATAAA
Coding sequences within it:
- the fba gene encoding class II fructose-1,6-bisphosphate aldolase — its product is MLVSAKEMLNKAREGKYAVGQFNINNLEWTKAVLLTAQENNSPVILGVSEGAGKYMGGYKTIVGMVNGMLEELNITVPVALHLDHGSYEGALKVIEAGFSSVMFDGSHYSIEENIAKTKEVVEIAHAKGISVEAEVGSIGGEEDGVVGAGEVADPAECKLIADLGVDMLAAGIGNIHGKYPENWTGLNFDALEAINNATGDMPLVLHGGTGIPADMIQKAISLGVSKINVNTECQLSFAAATRKYIEEGKDLQGKGFDPRKILAPGFEAIKTTVKEKMELFGSINKA